GTTTTAGCTTAGGAAGGTTCAGCTTGCAGCAGACTGCAAAATGATCCGATGGGAAAGACGGATCAGCACCAAGATTGCTCACAAAACCCCAGTCACGACCACGGATTATAACAGGATCAAGCGTACGACCTTTGACATGCGTTGGTTCATGCACGAGTTGGACGAGATCGACAATATGATGACTACTGCCGCCTATTTCCACTTCCTGTTGTTCTGTAGGGTCAGCCAAACGAACAATACTCCAGCCTAGATCCGTCCGTTGCGCAAAGGGTTCATGTCCACGGCCACAGATCACCTCCCTAGGCGCTAGTGCCCTTGAGCAATTATATCCTATCAACATCCCTACCTCACAGTCCAAGGTAGGCTCCAGCTCCTCAGCAATTCCTTCTAAGTGGCCCCATTTCCGGGCTACCTCAGGGGTAGGTATATGACCCCTATTAGCTGGTATATTTGGTCTTGTATAAACCTGGGGTAGGTGAACCTCTCTGCTGCAACTGCCTAGTCCCTTGACCACCAACCCGCTTATCTTATCTGTGTCTACAAGTTGCGATTCAGCCGTCATTGTTGATAAACTGAGTTTTGTTTTGATGCCACTAACTCCTAGTTTATGTTTGGTCTCCTCTAGTATAAAGGATACATCAGACTGGGAATCTAGCATAGCATAGCAGACATGCCTCACAACCGGCCTGTCTTGGTGATACACTTCTACAGGTACAATCATTGAGCTCAGGTTTTGTCCAGTACCCAATTTAGCCTTGACCCTATGCACTGTTCCACCCTCAGTATCTCGCTGGGGCTTCCTAGACTCTTCATTACCGGTACCGGGTTTCACTGGCGCCGTGTCACCATGTAGCGAGGTAGGGTGACGCTTGGAACAGGTTTTACAAGTCCCCGTTACGACAAAACTTAGAACGATGTCCAAATCCTAGGCAGCCGTAACACAGACCGCGTTCTTTGATGAAGGCCTTCCTATCGGTAAGCGATTTACCCAGGAACTTGTAACAAACATCCAAGTCATGTCCTTTTTCACACAGCGCGCAAGACTTCGGCGCTGTCGGACTCTCAACTACTGTGCTCAATGTACGCCCAACACCAATGACTTTGGGCGACTTatcattttgtttacattttgagtCTGACCTAGTGCCTGTTGATCCTTGCTGAATGTCCCCGTGACAGGATCATTTGCTATCTCCGACTCCTGATATACGAACTCTGTGAATCGCCTGAAAGGTGGGTATTCCCCATGTTTGGAACGCCAATCAGCTACTATCCGCGCCCATCTCTTTACCAGCCAGTCCGGTAATTTCATTAGCAATTTGCGATTTTCCCTGTCATCGTCAAGTACTCGTAAAGAACCAATGGATTTCTTTGCTGCTTCGCACTGCCTTAGAGAATCCGAGAATTTACGAAGTGCCTGACTGTCCTTTGGATGAACCTTTGGCCACCCTTCCAGCTTATTACGAAAAGCCTCTGCTACATTGAAGGGGTTTCCATACCTCTGCTCAAGCACTGCCTTTGCCTCATCAAATGCACTGTCACTACTAATCAGGAAGTAACCTTCCACTGCCTCTTTAGCCGGACCAGCCAAGTACCGTCTCAGGTAGTGCATTCGCTCCCGAGGTGGAATTCCTTTCCCTTCTATCAATGTCTTAAAGGCTGCTAACCAACCAGCATACAACAGGGGGTCACCAGAAAACACCGGCGGTTCTGGTGGTGGTAGACGACTGAGACTCATTTGACTAACTAACACGGAAAGAAGGTCACCCTGTTGCGGTGGGTAGACTGTAAGTCAATGAGGTTGTCCTCATAATGTTCGCGGGGTGCAACCATCGGAGATGTACAGAGTGGCTGCCTGGCGGTACACGCATCCGCCAAAATGTTCAGGCCCTGGAGGCCATCGGGCTCAAAAGCATCACCACATGCATTTGCCGCATCCTTCAGAAACCTGTCCATGTGGGCCTTATCTGACCCCGACGCAATAATCCCAGCAGGTTCAGACGTAACCATGTCAACCTCAATGTGTTTAGAATCGGTAACACCATTAACAACGGCCACATCCTCCTTGTCCTCAAGTTCAGCGATTTGGAGCTCCTTTTTCAGCTTCAGCAACTCCAACCTGTCATTAAGATCAGCCTCCATCAGCTCCATACGAATCCTCTTCGTCTCATGTTGATATTGAAGTTCGATCCGCAGCTGACTGATCCTGGCCCTATTACTGCTGATGGAAGACATCTCGCAATCGTACCTTGTTTCGCAGAGATTTTACTGTAGCTGCCCACGGACAAACGGACATTGAAGTCGAGATTGTACAACGTACAGGTTTATTATGTACTTAACTGTAAAATCTGTAACGATAAAAAGCaataaacatttttgagaattaTGTCTACATCTGCTTTCCTTAAACGTGTTAAACTCTGAAAGTTCCTGTCAAGAATACTTATACATGTGTGGCAATTGGATGCTTGTCCAGTGCTGTCCCCTAGGTGGACAGAGACAAACTACTGGGACCATGATCTTTCACGCACCGGTGCCGCGCCACCTAACGGCTGAAACTGGAACTAAATCTAGTCCTCCTGGACGTGGCTTCGTGCCCTAAAATTGAGTTAAATGAACCAGGCCAAAACCTAAGGCCAATCGGAATCCCTACTGGCTCTGCAGAGCACATTACCTAAACCTAACTAAAGAAATAAGACCAGAAAACAGCCTCAAGAAACTCGTTGGCATTTCGCCAACTTCTAAATCAAGGTTGCAATTTCTGGAGTGGTGCATGCACCGGCACAAAAGGCCTTCAAAAGTCACTAAAATCTATGTGACATCTCCAAGCTACTGTTTCAAAGAGGGCAAGGGGTTTCTATACATCATTTTAGCCTAAAGCGGCACTATTTACCTCTTTGAGTCCATCAGAAATAATGAGTTTATACTCCGAAATTCCTGTCCGTGACAACTTTCACAAATACATCTTATGTCCACGGGGTTCCCAGCTTCCGGACTCAGGGATTCTATTTCCGTATCCGCCGTTTAAAATGGAGCGCACTGATTGCGCAATACTAAATCTAGGCGCACttacaatttctccttaaatcatcaccgaaaccacgctatccgcaggaagatttcgttctagtgtccgaaaatgcatgatcttacaggggcgctaactcgacaaatagaggggatctatggggatctatgcgagttttaggtcctacaggtctcgaacttgtaaaatctgtaaacatgcctccaaatcccattatgataatgaagaaattgccccatatcttggagactgttttgaaaccatcgctaattttggaagatcggtgcccggctattttgttttaaaaaccctatttttccccatcaaaacagcacttttcattattcaaatgataacttattgtctgaagacttatttcatagcagaaaagtactaataactctgatttgatgcgaaaaatataactttatttgatgacttgattttcccttggccgtggatcggagacaagaccacaattgattttttaagccttttagcagttaaattgtcaatgtttgaccgcgacgcatcaaagaacgcgtcaagtagtgaaactgaaattcggatatgatatacgggttagtcttgcgagtaactggtgcgatggaaattggtgattgaccacggaaatttttttataatcgacaaattagacagactttgatatttccactgttttcagccaactggcagaaaaaactcaaaacacgccccctattacccaattagcaaaattcgaaattaatttttttatcaaataatttctttatatctgtagacttgccacagcaaatatttttttcaatacctctccaaatatgtacttgagagtaaaaaacatgcactcgtctaattgataggcctcgaccctccaacctatgaatattcattagtggtcttgtctcaatgaaggtacatttcaggggttaacattttgagatttttttcaaactaatgtacatgacatcccacaactctcca
This is a stretch of genomic DNA from Lineus longissimus chromosome 2, tnLinLong1.2, whole genome shotgun sequence. It encodes these proteins:
- the LOC135482979 gene encoding uncharacterized protein LOC135482979, with protein sequence MSLSRLPPPEPPVFSGDPLLYAGWLAAFKTLIEGKGIPPRERMHYLRRYLAGPAKEAVEGYFLISSDSAFDEAKAVLEQRYGNPFNVAEAFRNKLEGWPKVHPKDSQALRKFSDSLRQCEAAKKSIGSLRVLDDDRENRKLLMKLPDWLVKRWARIVADWRSKHGEYPPFRRFTEFVYQESEIANDPVTGTFSKDQQALGQTQNVNKMISRPKSLVLGVH